From Vicia villosa cultivar HV-30 ecotype Madison, WI unplaced genomic scaffold, Vvil1.0 ctg.000672F_1_1, whole genome shotgun sequence, the proteins below share one genomic window:
- the LOC131630325 gene encoding auxin response factor 9-like: MEIYSKPNKPFIVDEATWVQCSGVLPFVPDVNSRVYYFPQGHLESMCISSQQSSINEARPFLCEIVKISYLADAYTEEMYSNITLKPIREDETVLDKFHIRNDLDDDFFGKEIFQSHIDDRLFIPVANNGIIEGFNGNSLTLVDVANKKWSVKCKFSTAKNGYNLSGNWNTMCQEKKIAAGDTVFFTRTGDGDDLSVSFRKKGNFSAFAYTHSRSQKRFKKEVSKAVARAQNDSTFKVRFYPNWVDFLVDPDFLFNSNKNLMTSDLKIQKRNSSKLFGNLRTGKLSGAVSAVDDLSWRAAQVIWDNDGSQILVNSWDVVPSD, from the coding sequence ATGGAAATCTATTCGAAACCAAACAAACCTTTCATTGTTGATGAAGCTACCTGGGTTCAATGCAGCGGAGTTCTCCCATTCGTTCCCGACGTTAATTCGCGTGTTTACTACTTTCCCCAAGGTCATTTGGAGAGTATGTGTATCAGCTCTCAACAGTCTTCAATCAATGAAGCTCGTCCATTCTTGTGTGAGATCGTGAAGATTTCCTATCTTGCGGACGCATACACGGAAGAAATGTACTCCAACATCACTCTCAAACCCATTCGTGAAGATGAAACCGTTTTGGATAAATTTCACATTCGCAACGATCTTGATGATGATTTTTTTGGGAAAGAAATATTTCAGAGCCATATAGACGATCGACTCTTCATCCCTGTGGCTAACAATGGTATTATTGAAGGGTTTAACGGTAACTCGCTAACCTTGGTGGATGTTGCAAACAAGAAGTGGTCAGTGAAATGTAAATTCTCAACTGCAAAGAACGGATACAATCTGTCCGGGAACTGGAACACGATGTGTCAGGAAAAGAAAATAGCTGCTGGCGATACTGTATTCTTTACTAGGACTGGTGATGGTGACGATCTCTCTGTCTCTTTCAGAAAGAAGGGGAATTTTTCGGCGTTCGCCTACACACATTCACGGTCTCAGAAACGTTTCAAAAAGGAGGTTTCGAAGGCGGTTGCTCGTGCACAGAATGATAGCACTTTCAAGGTCAGGTTCTACCCTAACTGGGTAGACTTCTTGGTCGATCCGGATTTTCTTTTCAATTCTAATAAAAATCTTATGACCTCTGATTTGAAAATCCAAAAACGGAATTCTTCAAAGTTGTTTGGGAACTTAAGGACTGGAAAATTGTCAGGAGCTGTGTCCGCAGTAGATGATTTAAGCTGGAGGGCTGCCCAGGTTATTTGGGATAATGATGGCAGTCAAATTTTAGTTAATTCTTGGGATGTAGTTCCATCCGATTAG